Genomic window (Ancylothrix sp. D3o):
TTTCTTGGTTATCTTGACTTTTAGGTGGAATTTGGACGGTGCAACTATCTCCTGAGCGCAAGAGAAACGTTTCGTTTCCTCCCTTTTTGGCTGTTGTGTAAGGAACATAAATATGATAAGTCTCTAATGTGCCGGTTTTGTTTGCTAATTGCCCGCTATCCGCTTGTGCGCTTGCTGGATAAAGTAGGTCTTTTGTTAGCAAGCTGAAAGTCCCTAAAGCAACAAAACTCAGAAAATGACGGCGGTTTAGAGCGGAAATACTTTGTTTAGCCATGAGTGAGGGGTGAATTTTTCGGGGATTAAAAGAATGGTCGTGAGCGTTTGAGGCAGATGACTAAATAGTATAAAGGCTCTACGTTTCTGCAATCAACAGTATAAATACTTAAAATTTTACAAAAAAAAACAACTATAATTACCAGATTAGAAAATTTATATAAAAAATATAAACCCAAAGTTAAAAGAAACCGGCTTCTTGCGATAACTTTTGCATTCCCAGCAGGATACTTAAAAGAGACCGGCTTTCTCAACTAAGATGCGAGTTATAATGTAATAAAATGTCTAGCAAGAAAAAGGTGCGATTATGACAGTCCGAGAAGAACTATTTCAAGAGATTGAGCAAGCATCTGATGATGTACTTGAGGTGCTTGTAAGTGTTTTGCGTCAGATGCGCTTGTCGCAGTTGGATCGTTCTGCTTTGATGGAGTTGGCTGCTCATTCGAGTGCTGAGTTGCCGGTGCAAAAGCATTATCCTTTACGGGGAATGCCGGTGGTGATTGCGGATGATTTTGATGCGCCAATGTCGGATTTATGGGATGCGTTAGGTAGATGATTTTATTGGATACACATATTTGGCTTTGGCTGCTACACGATCCCAGTCATTTGTCTGTCACGGCAAATTCTGCAATCGCGGCTGAGGAAAGCCAAAATGGTTTATTAGTTTCTGCTATTTCTGTTTGGGAAATCGCTGTGAAATCGAGTTTAGGGAAGCTGACTTTACCTTTGCCGATCTCAGAGTGGTACGCGGCAGCAAGGACTCATTCAGGTATAGTAATAGAGCCAGTAAATCCGTTGGATATGATTAGCAGTACGCAGCTTCCTGGGGAGTTTCATAAAGATCCTGCTGATCGCATTTTGGTAGCGATTGCGCGCCGTTATGATATTGCTTTGGTTACTTGCGATGAAAAGATTTTGAGCTATCCTGACGTTAAAACGATTTGGTAGCTGGCGATAATCGTTTAGGGTAATCGCTTAAATCATACAAGGAGCATTTCTAACCCTAACTCCCAGATAAAAACACCGGCTTATGATAATTCGGAGTGTAACCAGGTAAAACTTCTACACTCCCTTGCGCGACTCTTAATGTCAAAGAAAGACGCACTTTTCCACTGCTATTGTAAATAGAACGATGTACAAGCTTATCCGTAAAAACAACAAATTCCCCAGCCTGCAAAACAACCGGAATCGCTTTTTCTCTCACTTTTTTGGGAACCCTAAAAAAATGATTCCCACTGAAAGGATCAGTCACTTGAACTTGACATTTTTTCACCTCAGATTCAGGTAGAAACTCAAAGCCATTTCTCTCACTTACCTCTGTTAAAGCTATATAAATATTAATTGTTTCTCCCTCACCGGCCAATAAATTTGGATAAATATCTTGATGCCAAAAAGGGATTAACTGATGAGACGGATAATTTACCCATAACTCCGAACGCCACAACTTAAAATTTTCCCCTAAATAATC
Coding sequences:
- a CDS encoding type II toxin-antitoxin system VapC family toxin: MILLDTHIWLWLLHDPSHLSVTANSAIAAEESQNGLLVSAISVWEIAVKSSLGKLTLPLPISEWYAAARTHSGIVIEPVNPLDMISSTQLPGEFHKDPADRILVAIARRYDIALVTCDEKILSYPDVKTIW